In one window of Nocardia brasiliensis DNA:
- a CDS encoding alpha/beta hydrolase yields MAYMPERQILQTPAILGMDHTDLTIETADGETLHGWWLPAPNSVGHILFAHGNGGNVGDRVALFALLVEAGFDVLAFDYRGYGRSTGRPTEYGTYQDARAARRVLLEQQGVAPERVLYLGKSLGGGVMLELAAAHPPAGLMLMSTFSGMRDAARSIYPFLPRPLIPDAYPSERRIRGLRVPVLIMHGDQDELLPLRHAERLYAAAREPKQLKVFPGAGHNDLILVGGRVWFELVRDWARAVVRR; encoded by the coding sequence TTGGCGTATATGCCGGAGCGGCAGATCCTGCAGACGCCGGCGATCCTCGGCATGGACCACACCGACCTGACGATCGAGACGGCGGATGGAGAGACGCTGCACGGGTGGTGGCTGCCCGCGCCGAATTCGGTGGGCCACATCCTGTTCGCGCACGGCAACGGCGGCAATGTGGGGGACCGGGTCGCGTTGTTCGCGTTGCTGGTCGAGGCGGGGTTCGACGTGCTCGCCTTCGACTATCGCGGCTACGGCCGCAGTACCGGCCGCCCGACCGAGTACGGCACCTACCAGGACGCCCGCGCCGCGCGCCGGGTCCTGCTCGAACAGCAGGGCGTCGCCCCGGAGCGCGTGCTCTACCTGGGCAAATCGCTTGGTGGCGGGGTGATGCTCGAACTCGCGGCGGCGCATCCGCCCGCCGGGCTGATGTTGATGTCCACCTTCTCCGGCATGCGCGACGCCGCCCGCTCGATCTATCCGTTCCTGCCGCGACCGTTGATCCCCGACGCGTATCCGAGCGAGCGACGCATCCGCGGGTTGCGGGTTCCGGTGCTGATCATGCACGGCGATCAGGACGAACTCCTGCCGCTGCGGCATGCCGAACGGCTCTACGCCGCCGCCCGCGAGCCCAAGCAGTTGAAGGTGTTCCCCGGCGCGGGGCACAACGATCTGATCCTGGTGGGCGGGCGCGTGTGGTTCGAACTCGTCCGCGACTGGGCGCGGGCGGTAGTGCGGCGGTAG